In Liquorilactobacillus nagelii DSM 13675, the following proteins share a genomic window:
- a CDS encoding 2-keto-4-pentenoate hydratase: MTKTQTTTTKLTANEEKFAQALYQAYTTQQPLTEKDWQSTVTDDASAYQVQARLTALKNEAVGGYKVSLTSEQTQKMFDSDSPLYGAQVKSHFLAAPVTRSLKTLMEPLVEVELEFRAKEDLKPTDSLSDLMKKTTVAAGMEVPDSRFADWFPKLSKYMVMSDAAVGGLVLHGKEFDTNKVFNDVAAATNVKCELFHDEKKVTEGLSSEVLGNPLKSLHWLVTKLAEQGKTFSAGQMVSSGTFVLPPKLTVGNWSARFDHGLGNVDFKVTD, translated from the coding sequence ATGACTAAAACACAAACAACAACAACTAAATTAACTGCCAATGAAGAAAAATTTGCTCAGGCTCTTTATCAAGCTTATACAACTCAACAACCATTAACCGAAAAAGACTGGCAATCAACCGTCACCGACGATGCCTCTGCTTATCAAGTTCAAGCAAGGCTAACTGCTTTGAAAAATGAAGCTGTTGGTGGCTATAAAGTTTCTTTGACTAGTGAACAGACACAAAAAATGTTTGATTCTGATTCTCCACTCTATGGTGCCCAGGTAAAAAGCCATTTTCTGGCAGCCCCAGTTACCCGCAGCCTTAAGACACTGATGGAACCGTTAGTCGAAGTTGAACTTGAATTTCGGGCTAAAGAAGATTTAAAACCAACTGATTCCCTAAGTGATTTAATGAAGAAAACAACTGTCGCAGCTGGCATGGAAGTTCCTGATTCTCGTTTTGCTGATTGGTTTCCAAAGCTTTCAAAATACATGGTCATGTCCGATGCAGCAGTTGGCGGCTTAGTTCTACATGGGAAAGAATTTGACACAAACAAGGTCTTCAATGATGTAGCAGCAGCAACTAATGTTAAATGCGAATTGTTCCACGATGAAAAAAAAGTAACTGAAGGTTTATCTTCAGAGGTCTTAGGTAATCCCTTGAAATCATTGCACTGGCTAGTCACAAAATTAGCTGAGCAGGGAAAGACTTTCTCCGCTGGCCAAATGGTTTCTTCTGGAACCTTTGTCTTACCTCCTAAACTAACAGTTGGTAACTGGTCGGCACGTTTTGATCATGGTCTAGGCAATGTTGATTTTAAAGTTACCGATTAA
- a CDS encoding undecaprenyl-diphosphate phosphatase translates to MFDIIKAIILGIVEGITEFLPISSTGHLVLVDEFIKLQQSKQFIDMFNVVIQLGAIMAVVIIYFHKLNPWSPKKSRLEKKNTWTLWKKVIIAVIPSVVVGLPLNDWMDEHLMNWQVVSAALIIYGILFIIIENHNKDTTPRYADLDTLPYSTAIAIGICQVLSLVPGTSRSGSTILGAITIGTSRYVATEFSFFLAIPTMFGASFLKLLKYFMHGGSLAGLPGIVLLVGVVVSFVVAYLSIRFLLNYIKKNDFKAFGWYRIILGIVVIGYFMLVH, encoded by the coding sequence ATGTTTGATATTATCAAAGCAATTATTTTAGGAATTGTTGAAGGTATTACTGAATTCTTACCAATTAGTTCAACTGGACATTTAGTTTTAGTTGATGAATTCATTAAGCTACAACAATCAAAACAATTTATCGATATGTTCAATGTTGTTATCCAATTAGGGGCAATTATGGCAGTTGTCATTATCTACTTCCATAAGTTAAATCCTTGGTCACCTAAGAAAAGCCGATTAGAGAAGAAAAACACCTGGACACTTTGGAAAAAAGTCATTATCGCTGTCATTCCATCAGTAGTTGTTGGCTTACCGCTAAATGACTGGATGGATGAGCATTTAATGAACTGGCAAGTTGTTTCTGCTGCCTTAATTATCTATGGTATCTTGTTTATCATTATTGAGAATCACAACAAGGATACAACTCCACGTTATGCAGATTTAGACACTTTGCCTTATTCAACTGCAATTGCAATTGGGATTTGTCAGGTACTATCACTAGTTCCGGGTACTTCACGTTCAGGTTCTACTATTTTAGGAGCCATTACCATTGGAACCTCAAGATATGTTGCAACTGAGTTTTCGTTCTTCTTAGCAATCCCAACCATGTTTGGTGCTTCGTTTTTGAAACTGTTGAAATATTTCATGCACGGTGGAAGTTTAGCCGGCTTACCAGGAATTGTATTATTAGTTGGCGTCGTCGTTTCCTTTGTCGTTGCCTATCTGTCAATCCGCTTCTTATTGAATTATATTAAGAAAAATGACTTTAAAGCCTTTGGTTGGTACCGAATTATTTTAGGAATTGTTGTAATTGGTTACTTTATGTTAGTCCATTAA